A genomic region of Thermodesulfobacteriota bacterium contains the following coding sequences:
- a CDS encoding tetratricopeptide repeat protein, which yields MSESSIKKLYLILDRSDGYSSQEFQEYFTGFFPYIDISADIYLIVKDIERGFPRVRETIKQIALFLKRYFFYRINIHPVHPLPSEDLLEDVYNDFFQIISPFNREGYLHQSVSRIMILPILTAEEDDDIVFLNRSLEFLRDRLMIPSIYITENSLPNGIKGIMKSDRERIYLELGGGNKLERLINTLGTHSVFDDLMVWASAPIKNPLQGCPSVILREKDGDIYNCFKAVSSKQPVSNLYSMNSLPELLMTFETYENRRSDCMNCAVESLSLMKDTLRINDREKEAFSISFQIGMELVKQEDYKSALEHFDRVLTERTELEDMGTILLSKALCHLKRKENEKAMVTLEEAERHIPSSAMIYYYRGLCEFGLRDYIEAIDRFQDALKMGSDQLPLGDVYFYAGLSHINLEEYSEGLAMMNRAEEFFTEKSPVYYYMGLCFLGMRDLDTALDYLKKALTSQPQEGDLGSIHFYLGSCYKEMERYEDALLDLKRAMEAEEGRKDIHNLMGYCYFKLKEYDDAIQCFSRAVEIDPNSAIDYANIGVNLREKGEIEKAVPMFKKALSLDPSIGFARKHLNEINREL from the coding sequence ATGTCAGAGAGTTCAATAAAGAAATTGTATCTTATTCTGGACCGGTCAGACGGCTATTCTTCTCAGGAATTTCAGGAATATTTTACCGGTTTCTTTCCTTACATTGATATATCTGCGGATATATACCTTATTGTAAAAGATATTGAGAGAGGTTTCCCCCGTGTGAGGGAGACGATAAAACAGATCGCCCTGTTTCTAAAAAGATACTTCTTTTACAGGATAAACATCCATCCTGTTCATCCGTTACCTTCTGAAGATTTACTGGAAGATGTTTACAACGATTTTTTCCAGATAATCAGCCCTTTTAATAGGGAAGGATACCTTCACCAGAGCGTATCCCGTATTATGATCTTACCCATACTTACAGCAGAAGAGGACGATGATATAGTATTCCTCAACAGATCCCTGGAGTTCCTGAGAGATCGACTTATGATTCCCAGTATCTACATCACAGAAAATAGTCTCCCTAACGGAATCAAAGGGATTATGAAGAGTGACAGAGAAAGGATTTATCTGGAACTGGGTGGGGGAAATAAGCTGGAAAGGCTCATAAATACCCTGGGAACCCATTCTGTATTCGATGACCTTATGGTATGGGCCAGTGCGCCGATAAAGAATCCCCTTCAAGGATGCCCTTCTGTTATATTGAGAGAAAAAGATGGGGATATTTACAACTGCTTCAAGGCAGTATCCTCAAAACAGCCCGTTTCAAACCTTTACTCTATGAACAGTCTGCCTGAGCTGCTCATGACATTCGAAACCTATGAAAACAGGCGGAGCGATTGTATGAACTGTGCTGTAGAATCGCTATCTCTTATGAAGGATACCCTCAGGATAAATGACCGCGAAAAAGAGGCATTTAGCATTTCCTTTCAAATTGGCATGGAATTGGTCAAACAGGAAGACTACAAAAGCGCGCTGGAACATTTCGACAGAGTGCTGACGGAGCGTACCGAACTTGAGGATATGGGAACTATCCTCCTTTCCAAGGCATTGTGTCATCTCAAAAGAAAGGAAAACGAGAAGGCAATGGTTACCCTGGAAGAGGCAGAAAGGCATATCCCATCTTCAGCCATGATCTATTATTATAGGGGCCTGTGTGAATTCGGTCTCAGGGATTATATAGAGGCAATTGACAGGTTCCAGGATGCCCTGAAAATGGGGTCTGACCAGCTTCCCCTGGGGGATGTGTATTTTTATGCGGGGCTAAGTCATATAAATCTGGAGGAATACAGTGAAGGACTTGCGATGATGAATCGTGCAGAAGAATTTTTCACCGAAAAGAGCCCTGTCTATTATTATATGGGGCTCTGCTTTCTAGGCATGAGAGACCTTGATACCGCTTTAGACTATCTCAAAAAGGCACTCACATCCCAACCTCAGGAAGGAGACTTAGGCAGTATCCACTTTTACCTGGGCTCCTGCTATAAAGAGATGGAGAGGTATGAAGATGCCCTTTTAGACCTTAAAAGGGCTATGGAAGCGGAGGAGGGAAGGAAGGACATTCATAACCTTATGGGGTACTGTTATTTCAAACTGAAAGAATATGATGATGCTATACAATGCTTCTCCAGAGCCGTGGAGATAGACCCGAACTCTGCTATCGATTACGCAAATATAGGGGTGAATCTCAGAGAAAAAGGGGAGATAGAAAAGGCTGTTCCTATGTTCAAAAAGGCACTAAGCCTGGATCCCTCCATTGGTTTTGCCAGAAAGCATCTGAACGAAATAAATAGAGAGCTTTAA
- a CDS encoding acetyl-CoA acetyltransferase, which produces MAESFKDKVAIIGMGCSKFGENWDMGSEDMVVEATYEALKDAGIEMKDIDAGWVGTIGFHGTGAGMTSTGITGASMSMPLKLPYKPVSRVENGCATGTDALRNAAFAVAAKVYDIVLVVGVEKLKDTGFGGLGELSIPPHPVFEGGITAPGMYALAATRYFKKYGLSPEEGKRMLAKVSVKSHYNASRNPRAHLRNAITEDQVMNAPVIAWPLGLFDCCGVTDGAAAAILCRAEDAKKFRDDYVVIKGLGLSIGPGQGSIRTDYDFTVWDETVYAAKEAYTMAGIKNPRKEIDLVECHDCFSISEVIAVESMGLCERGKAREDLEAGAWTQEGEIPVNLSGGLKAFGHPIGASGCREAFEIYKQLQGKAEDKSRQLKNPKLGMVHNQAGLPGKFMCAIALYGLP; this is translated from the coding sequence ATGGCAGAGAGTTTTAAAGACAAGGTTGCAATTATTGGCATGGGTTGTTCCAAATTCGGGGAAAACTGGGATATGGGAAGCGAGGATATGGTTGTGGAAGCTACCTATGAGGCATTGAAGGATGCAGGTATTGAGATGAAGGACATCGATGCAGGGTGGGTAGGAACTATAGGGTTCCATGGTACCGGAGCCGGTATGACCTCTACAGGGATTACAGGGGCATCCATGTCGATGCCATTAAAGCTTCCATACAAGCCTGTTAGCCGAGTAGAAAATGGATGTGCTACCGGCACAGATGCCCTTAGGAATGCTGCTTTTGCAGTGGCAGCCAAGGTTTACGATATCGTTCTTGTTGTGGGCGTTGAAAAGCTGAAGGACACCGGTTTTGGCGGGCTCGGTGAGCTGTCCATACCTCCACACCCTGTCTTCGAGGGAGGCATAACTGCTCCTGGCATGTATGCCCTTGCAGCAACCAGATATTTCAAGAAGTATGGACTCAGCCCCGAAGAGGGAAAGAGAATGCTGGCAAAGGTTTCAGTAAAGAGTCATTACAATGCCTCAAGAAACCCCAGAGCCCATCTTCGAAATGCGATAACCGAAGATCAGGTTATGAATGCGCCTGTAATTGCATGGCCCCTCGGGTTGTTCGATTGCTGCGGTGTAACCGATGGAGCAGCAGCGGCTATCCTGTGCCGTGCAGAGGATGCAAAGAAGTTCAGAGACGATTATGTAGTTATCAAAGGGTTAGGGCTCTCCATAGGTCCTGGGCAGGGAAGCATCAGGACAGATTATGATTTTACAGTCTGGGATGAGACTGTATATGCAGCTAAAGAGGCATATACCATGGCAGGGATAAAGAACCCCAGGAAAGAGATTGATCTCGTTGAGTGTCATGACTGTTTCTCAATCTCCGAGGTCATTGCTGTGGAATCTATGGGACTCTGCGAGAGAGGAAAGGCAAGGGAAGACCTTGAAGCAGGTGCATGGACACAGGAAGGCGAAATACCAGTCAACCTCAGTGGTGGTTTAAAGGCATTTGGCCATCCCATTGGTGCCAGTGGCTGTAGAGAAGCATTTGAAATATACAAGCAGCTTCAGGGAAAGGCAGAAGACAAGTCCCGTCAGTTAAAGAATCCAAAACTTGGTATGGTTCATAATCAGGCTGGCCTGCCGGGTAAGTTCATGTGTGCAATAGCCCTTTATGGCCTTCCCTAG